In the Halorubrum ruber genome, GATTCGATAATGTACGATCCCGAGGAACTCGCCGAGATCCGGGCGGCCAAGGAGTCGTGGGAGGACGGTACCTACGGCGAGACGGTCGACCGGTTCGGCGAGCGCGAGGAGACGTTCACCACCGACACCGGCGGCCAGGAGGTCGACCCCCTCTACACCCCGGCCGACGTCGAGACGGACTACCGCGAGGACCTCGGTTACCCCGGCGAGGAGCCGTACACCCGCGGCGTCTACTCGACGATGCACCGCGGGCGGCTGTGGACGATGCGCCAGTACGCCGGGATGGGCACCGCCGCGGAGACGAACGAACGCTTCCAGTACCTCATCGACGAGGGGTCGTCCGGGCTGTCGATGGCGTTCGACCTCCCGACGCAGATGGGGTACGACTCCGACGCCGCGATGGCCGAGGGAGAGGTCGGGCGCTCCGGCGTCGCCATCGACACGCTCGACGACTTCGAGACCGTCTTCGACGGCATCCCGCTCGACGAGGTGTCCACGTCGATGACGATCAACGCGCCCGCCGCGGTCCTCCTCGCGATGTACGTCGCGATGGGCGACGAGCAGGGCGTCCCGCGCGACCAGCTCCGCGGGACGATTCAAAACGACATCATGAAGGAGTACATCGCGCGGAACCTCTACATCTACCCGCCGAAGGAGTCGATGCGGCTGATCACGGACATCTTCGAGTTCTGCGCGGCCGAGACCCCTTCGTTCAACACCATCTCCATCTCCGGGTACCACATCCGCGAGGCGGGCTCGACCGCGGCCCAGGAGATCGCGTTCACCCTCGGCGACGGCATCGAGTACGTCGAGGCCGCGCTCGACGCCGGGCTCGACGTCGACGAGTTCGCCCCGCAGCTCTCCTTCTTCTTCAACGCCCACAACAACATCTTCGAGGAGGCCGCGAAGTTCCGCGCCGCCCGCCGGATGTGGGCGCAGATCATGGAGGAGCGGTTCGACGCCCAGAACCCCAAATCGAAGCAGCTGAAGTTCCACACCCAGACCGGCGGCTCGACGCTCACCGCCCAGCAGATCGAGAACAACGTCGTCCGCGTCTCCTATCAGGCGCTCGCGGCGGTGCTCGGCGGCACCCAGAGCCTCCACACGAACGGGAAAGACGAGGCGCTCGCGCTGCCGACCGAGAAATCCGTCCGCACCGCGCTCCGCACCCAGCAGATCCTCGCCCACGAGTCGGGCGCGGCCGACACGATCGACCCGCTCGCGGGCTCGTACTACGTCGAGAACCTCACCGACGGGATCGAGGAGGAGGCGTTCGAGATCTTAGAGGAGGTCGACCGACGCGGCGGGATGCTGGAGGCCGTCGAGAGCGGGTGGGTCCAGCGGCAGATCCAGGACGTCGCCTTCGAGCGACAACAGGAGATCGAGGAGGGCGAGCGGATCATCGTCGGCGTCAACGAGTTCGAGGTGGACGAAGAGCCGGAGATGGACCTCGAAGAGGTCGACCCGGACCAAGAGCAGAATCAGCGAGACCGGCTGAACGGGGTGAAGGCCGAGCGCGACGACGATGCGGTCGACGACGCGCTCGCCGGCCTTCGCGAGGCCGCACAGGGGTCCGACAACGTGATGCCGCACATCATCGACGCGGTAAAGGCGTACGCGACGGTCCAAGAGATATCGGACGTGCTCCGCGACGAGTTCGGGGAGTACAAGCCGGGACGGTAGGTCGGGTCGCGACGCGCTCCCGTTCGCGGACGGCTCAGTTCGCGCCGCGGACGACGTGCCCGTACTTCAGGAGCGCGACGAACACCGCGCCGCCGAAGGCGTTGCCGAGCGTCGCCAGCACGAGGAATCCGACGTAGTCCGCCGGGGTGATCGCGGACGACACGATCAGCCCGAACAGCACCTCGACGTTGCCCGCGATCGAGTGCGGGAGGTGGAGCAGGCCGATGGTGCCGGTGACGATCAACACGAGCAGGATCCGCGCGGTCGTGTCCTGCGCCGCCGTGATGAGCCACGCCAGCAGCCCCATCAGCCAGCCGGCGAAGACGCCGCCGACGAACAGCCACGTGAGGTCGTGGTCGACGAGCTTCAGGGCGATGGTCTCGAACGCCGCCGGGTCAACGACCCCGAGCTCCGGCATCAGGAGCGTCACGAGCAACGTGAACAGCAGCCCGCCGACGATGTTCCCGACGTACACCAGCCCCCAGAGCCGGCCGAGCTGGCGGACCGACGCCTGGCGGTCGAGGACGGGGATCACTGCCAGCGTCGTGTGTTCGGTGAACAGCTCGGAGCGGCCGAGGATGACGAACATGAACCCGATGGAGTAGACGCTCGCTAACAGCAGCTCGGTCGGGAGGTCGCCGAAACCGCCGGGCGAGAGGGTCAACACGACGGCCATCATCAGCGGGCCGAACCCGATGTCGAGCCCCGCCGACAGCCCGGAGAGGAGCAGCCCGGAGCGCTCCCGGTTCATCTCGTGGAGCCCGCTCTCCAGCAGCGAGCCGAGGATGTTCCGCGACGTCATCTGCTCCGTCGAGTCGGTCTCTGAGTCGCTCACGGGGTGGATCGTCCCCGCTTCGACCGGACCGCACCCAAACCTTTGGATCCCGGCGGGGAGCGACGGGAAGGCACTTCGTCCGACTCGGTTGAAACCCTCACCAGGAGACATATTCTGCTCCGGTTGTGGTCAATACAGACGTAACGACGAGCGATTTCGGGAGTACGTGTAGTACGTCGTGAGTGAGGTCATTTATAAACCAGAGTGCGGTGTTGCTGTCGGCTATTTATAAGTGACTGACGCCACCGCGGCGAGTGTCTCCAAAGCCCCAGCCGGGAGGGCGTCGTACGCTCGCTGTCGTTCGAAAGGCGCGAAGCGCCTTTCGTGATGACGAGAGAGCTTTGCTCTCTCGAACCACGCTCCTCGGTCGCTCACTCCGTTCGCTCCCTGCGGTGCTTACGTCGCCTACGACGCCCTCACGGCTGCCCCTTTGAGTCCCGCCCCACACAGCGACCGCACCTCACGCCTCCCCAACCTCGCCGCTCACGCCCTGCGGGCGTTCGCGGCGTCCCTCGCGCGTGCGACTCGCGCCCTCCGGGCGCTCGTCGGCACGCGCCACCGCACTCCTTTTATAAGCGCTCGTCGCAGTGGCTCACGGCAATTTAAATACTGAATCGCTGCTACCGATCTGCGATACTCACTCCCGCACTCGATCAAGAAGCACTCTTCAGCAACTGGCTGTTTCAGACGAGAGCGGAGCTGAATAGTAGTGTTTCAACGGGGCTCTTCGCCCCGGCGCTCTGACCCCGGCCCGCTCGGTCCTTATAAGTCGTCGGCGCCCATTCCGGCCCGTATGCGCTTCGACCACGTCGGCGTCGCGACACGCGACGCCACCGCCCTCGCCGACCTGTTCGGCGGTCTGCTCGACGCACCGGTCGCCCACGAGGAAGCGTTCGACGGGATGCGCGTCGTCTTCCTCGAACTCGACGGCGGCGGCTACTTCGAGCTGCTCGAACCGGACGCGGGCGGGACGATCGCGGACTATCTCGACCGCGAGGGGCCCGGCGTCCACCACGTCGCGCTCGCGGTCGACGACCTCCCGACCGCGCTCGACGACGCGCGCGACCTCGACATCGACCTCGTCGACGAAGAGCCCCGTCCCGGCGCGTGGGGCCACGAAGTGGCGTTCTGTCACCCGGGATCGACGGGCGGCGTGCTCGTGGAGTTCGTCGAACACTGAGAGGCGGCGGCCCCTCTCGCTCCTACCGGCTCACTCCTCGTCGGACTCGGCCTCGACCGCCGGGTCGTGCGTCTCGTACCAGTCGAGGATCTTCTCCAACCGGTGGATCGCGCGGTCCGGGTCGCCGATGTTGTGGTGTTCGTCGGGGTAGACGACCAGCTCCGCGTCGATCCCCTGCTTGCGCGCCGCGACGTACAGCTGCTCCGACTGCGACGGGGGACACCGCCAGTCCTCGCCGCCGGCCATCACGAGCAGCGGCGTCTCAATGTTCCCGGCGTCGAGGATCGCCGTCGACGCGTCGAACGCCTCCGGGTTCTCCCACGGGAGCCCGAACTCCGCCTCCATCCAGATGTGCGTGTCGTCCGTACCGAACGCGGAACGGATGTCGTAGATCCCGTGTTCCGGGGCCGCGGCGGTGAACAGGTCGGGCTCCTGCGTGACGAGGAACCCCTGCGCGATGCCGCCGTACGAGAAGCCGTGGCCGAACACGCGGTCGGGGTCGACCCAGCCGCGGTCCGCGAGCGCCTCGACGCCGGCCGCGATGTCGTCGACTTCGGCGGTCCCCCACTTCCCGGTCAGCTCCGCGGTGAACTCCCGGCCGCGGGAGGTGCCGCCGCGGTAGTTCGGGCGGAAGACGAGGTAGCCCCGGCTCGTCAACGCGGCGTGCCCGAAGCTGAACACGGGCTCGTCGTACGACATCGGGCCGCCGTGGATCGCCACCACCAGCGGGTGGTCGCCGTCCTCGGGGTCGACGTCGGGGTCGTGGTAGAGGACGCCGTCGAGCGTCCAACCGTCGGACTCCCACTCGACCCGGCGGGCCTCCGGCATCGCGAACTCGTCGACGAGCGACTCGTTGACGCGGGTGAGGCGCCGGAAGGAGTCGGGTTCAGACTCCTTGTCGAGATCGTCGACGTCGACCGCGTACAGGTCGGATCCGTCTTCCGGGTCCGAGAGGACCGTCACCGCCGTCGACCCGTCGTCGGCGACGTCGAACCCGGCCATGGCGCGGTCGCGGCCCTGCGCCTCGAAGAGGCGCTCGACGGTCCCGTCCGTCTCGACGCGGACCAGCCGCGTGCGGCTCTCGTCGGCGATCCGAGTGTAGATCGCGCCGTCGATCCACACCGGCTCGCCGCCCCGGGCGACCGTCCGGTCAAGGTCGGCGGTGAGCGAGACGGGGTCGTCGCGGGCGTCCGCGTCCGCCTCGGCGTCGACGAGGTACACCTCCGCCGGGGCGGGCGGGTCGTCGGGGTCGCTGCCGACCGTCGCGATCCCGTCGCCGTCGGGGCGCCATGCCGGCGCGCCGTGGGTGAGGTCGCCGCCCGTGAGCCGCTCGGCGTCGCCGCCGTCGGGCGAGACGGCGTAGAGGTCGCGGACGGAGGTGTCGTCCGGGCGGTCGAGCCGACAGGAGGTGAACGCGATCCGGTCCTCCGGGCCCCACGTCGGGTCCATCCCGGCGAGGTCCTCGAAGGCGCCGCCGCCGTACGCGTCGTCGAGGCGTCGGGGGTCGCTCTCGGGATCGTCGGGGTCGACGACGAAGAGGTACCGCGTCACCTCGTCGGTCCACCCCGCGCCGTTCACCTTGTGCTGGAGGCGAGTCGTCTCGATGGGGCCGCCCTCCTCGCGGACCTGGTCGAGGTACTCCGACTCCTCGTCGGTCGGGTCGCGCGACTCGATCACGAGGCGGTCCCCGTCGGGCGACCAGTCGAAGCCGGCGACGCCCTCGTCGCGTTCGGTAACCTGACGGGCGTCGCCGCCCAGCGCGAGGTCAAAGATCCACACCTGCGGCTTGGGCTCCTCGTCGCCGTTTCCGAGGGGTTCGTCCTCGTCTTCCTCGGCCTCGTCTCCTCCCTCGTCGTCTTCGGTCTCCGCTTCCTCGTCGTCCTCCTCGTCTCGGTCGCGCCAGCCGACCCGCCGCTCGGCGTCGCGGTCGCGGGCGGCCACGAACGCGAGGCGGTCGCCGTCGGGCCCCCACGTCGGTGCGGAGGCGCCCGAGTCGCTCGTCAGCCGGTGCGGCTCGCGGGAGCCGTCGGTGGGAGCGACGAACAGCGAGGAGACCGCCTCGTCGGCGGCCTGGTCGTACTCGGTCGCGGTGAAGGCGACGCGGTCGCCGGTCGGGGAGACGGCGACCTCGCCGACCTGCGTCAGGTCGTAGTAGGCGTCCAGCGGCAGTTCCGACATGAACCCATCCAGCGGCGGGCGCAGGAAATACGTTCGGGCCGCGGAACCTCGCCGGGCGGGAGCAACGCGGTCGCCCGCGACGCGGAGCGGTGGACGGCGACCGACTTAACCGCGCCGCGCCCGCACCGCAGCCCGTGTTCCGCGATCTCTCGCAGCCGATCGAGACGGGGATGCCGACCTACCCCGGCGATCCCGAGGTGACGCTGGCGTCCGACGCGACCCACGAGGCCGACGGCTACGCGACGAGCGAGCTCCGGACCGGGACGCATGCGGGAACGCACGTCGACGCGCCGACGCACACCGTCCCCGACGGCGAGGCGATAGACGAGCGGGCAGTCGGGCGGTTCGCGTTCGACGCGCGGCTCGTCGACCCCCGCCCGCTCGAACCGCGGGAAGCGATCGCGCCCGACGCGCTGCCCGAGCCGAGCGACCTCGACCCGAACGTCGATCTCCTCGTCCTCCGGACCGGGTGGGAATCGCACTGGGGGACCGAGCGGTACCGCGACCACCCGTATCTGACCGCGGCGGCCGCCGAGCGCTGTCGCGCGGCGGGGGTCGGCGTCGGTCTCGATACGTTCGGGCCCGATCTGACCCCGACCGCGGGAGGCGCCGCCGGATCGTCCGCGACCGCATGCGACGCCGACTCGGCCGCAACGACGGACGACGAACCCGGCGGGACTCCCTCCCACGACGTCCTCTTGGGCGACTCGCTCCCGATCGTCGAGAACCTCCGCGGCCTCGACGGCCTCCCGCACCGGTTCCGGATCTACGCCTTCCCGCTCCGGCTTCGCGGCGCCGACGGGTCGCCGGTGCGCGCGGTCGCGGAGTGGGAGAATTAGCCGGCCGCGGACCGCCGCGCGCGCCGGATCGCGGGCGCCCCAGACCAAACCCGTTTTAAGCGTCGGCGACGAACCGCGCCATAAGGTCGATATCCATGGAAATGCCACGCCGCTTCAACACGTACTGCCCACACTGTGACTCCCACCACGAGCACGAGGTGGAGAAGGTCCGATCGGGTCGCGCGACCGGAATGAAGCGCGACGCGCGGCAGCGACGCCGCGCACTCGCGACGATCGGCAACGCCGGCGGGTACTCGAAGGTGCCCGGTGGCGACAAGCCGACGAAGAAGACCCACCTGAAGTACCGCTGCGGCGACTGCGGGAAAGCCCACATGCGCGAGGGATGGCGCGCCGGCCGTCTCACGTTCCAGGAGTAAGCATGGCGGGAGACTTCCACCGCGTCGCCTGCGGCGACTGCGAGAACGAACAGGTCGTCTTCGGCAAGGCCTCCTCCACGGTGTCGTGCGCGGTCTGCGGCACGACCCTCGCGACCCCAACCGGCGGAGAGGCGGAGCTTCACGGCGAAATCGTCGAAACCGTTGAGGCGCGGTAACCGCCTCACCCACCCCGTATGAAGTACAGCGGCTGGCCCGAACCCGGCGAGTTGGTGGTCGGCGACGTCGACGAGATCGCCGACTTCGGCGTGTTCGTCGACCTCGACGAGTACGAGGAGAAGCGCGGCCTCTGTCACATCAGCGAGGTCGCCTCCGGCTGGATCAAGAACGTCCGCGACCACGTCCGCGAGGGACAGACGGTCGTCGCGAAGGTGTTGGAGGTCGACGAGTCGTCGAACCAGATCGACCTGTCGATCAAAGACGTCAACGAACACCAGCGCAAGGAGACGATCCAAGACTGGAAGAACGCCCAGAAGGCCGACAACTGGATGCTCATCGCGCTCGGCGAGGACGTCGACGACGACCGCTACACGTCGGTCGCCAACGCCCTCCTCGCAGAGTACGAGAGCCTCTACGACGCCTTCGAGTCGGCCGCGATCAGCGGCGACGAGGCGCTCGACGACGTCGACGTCGACGGCGACACCGCCGACGCGATCGTCACGGCCGCCCGCGACAACGTCTCCGTCCCGTACGTCGACGTGACGGGGTACGTCGACCTCGAGTCTGCGGCCCCCGACGGCGTCGACGACGTGCGCGACGCGCTCGCGGCCGCCGAGGGGAACGGCGAGATCCCGGACGGCGTCGAGCTCGACGTCGGCTACGTGGGCTCGCCCGAGTACCGGATCAAGGTCCGCGCGCCGGACTACAAGACGGCGGAGTCGCAGCTCGAGACCGCCGCCGAGCGCGCCCGCGAGTCCATCGAGGCCGCCGGCGGCGCCGGCGAGTTCCACCGCGAGCGACGCGAAGACGACGAGTAACCGCGGCCCGTTCGACCCGCAACCTTTTACCGTGAAATCAGATATCCGCGTCTGCGCGAACTGGGAGACCGCTCACGACCGACCGGTGTACGCGCTCGGCGACCGCTGTCCGGCGTGCGACGGCCCCACCGAGAACAGCGCGCCGGCCCCGTTCGGCCCGGAGGACCCCTACGGCGAGTACCGCCGGCGGGCGCGGCGGCGGTCGGAGTAGCCCCGCCCCGACCGGGACGCGGCGGAGGTCCGTCGGCTGCGACCGATCGCGAGCCGGTGGAACGCAAGCCACCGGAATAGCCACGCTCTTGTGACCGCCGCCCGGACGGACGGGGTATGGAGGACATCGAGATCGACGAGGTCGCGACGCCGGAGTTAGAGAACCCGGTGTTGATCGAGGGGCTGCCGGGCGTCGGCCACGTGGGGAAACTGGCGGCCGAACACCTCTTGGAAGAATTCGACGGGGAGTTAGTCCGTCGGGTGTACGCCACGGAGTTCCCGCCGCAGGTGAGCGTCGACGACGAGGGGGTCGCGGAGCTGACCTGCGCCGAGTTCCACGCCGTCGAGACCGACGGCGCCGACCTGCTCGTGTTGACCGGCGACCACCAGGCCGGGTCGAACGCGGGCCACTACAAGCTCACCTCGACGTTCCTCGACGTGGCCGAGGAGTTCGGCGCCGAGCGCGCGTTCGCGCTCGGGGGCGTCCCGACCGGCGAGCTCGTCGAGGAGTACACCGTCCTCGGCGCGGTCTCCGACGCGTCCCTCGTCGACGACCTCGAAGACGCCGGCGTGGAGTTCCGCGCGGACGAGCCGGCCGGCGGCATCGTCGGCGTCTCCGGACTCGTGCTCGGCCTCGGCGGTCGGCGCGGCTTCGAGGCCGCCTGCCTGATGGGCGAGACGAGCGGCTACCTCGTCGACCCGAAGAGCGCGCGGGCGGTGCTGGAGACGCTGGAGGCCGTCCTCGAGTTCACCCTCGACTACGAGAGCCTGGAGGACCGCGCCGAGGAGATGGAGGAGGTCGTCGGCAAGATCCAAGAGATGCAGGAGGGCCCCGCCGTCCCGGACGACGACCTGCGCTACATCGGTTGAATCGGGCGCATTCGCCGGACTCGCCTCGTACTCTCCGCGGCAGTTCGCTTCGGTCCGGCGACCGGGACCCCCGCTTCCGGCAGAGCTAAACCGCATCCCCAATCATCGTCCGTGTATGACAGAGGTACGCGTCGCCGGAGTCGGGCTCACTCCCTTCGGCCGGCACCCGGAGCGCACCGGTCGCGACCTGTTCGGCGAGGCCGCGCTGCGGGCGTTCGAGGACGCGGCGGTCGACAGGGCCGACGTCGAGGAGCTGAACTACGGGAACTTCATGGGGGCGCTCGCCGAACACCAGGGCCACCAGGCGCCGCTGATGGCCGAGGCCGCGGGGGTCCGCTGCCCGGCGACGCGCTACGAGTCGGCGTGCGCGTCGGCCGGCGTCGCGGTCCGCGAGGCGGTCCGGACGGTGGCCGCGGGCGACGCCGACGTTGTCCTCGCGGGCGGGATGGAGCGAATGACGAACCTCCCGACCGACGAAGTGACCGAGGGGCTCGCCATCGCGGCCGACGACCTCTACGAGGTGCGGGCCGGGGTGACCTTCCCGGGCGCGTACGCGCTCATGGCCAACGCCTACTTCGACGCGTACGGGGGGAGCCGCGAGGACCTCGCCCATATCGCGTCGAAGAACCACGAGAACGCCCTCCCGAACGAGTACGCCCAGTACCGCAGGGAGGTGTCCGTCGCGGAGGCGATGGACGCCCCGCCGGTCGCGGAGCCGCTCCACCTCTACGACGCCTGTCCGATCACCGACGGCGCGAGCGCGCTCGTCCTCGTCTCCGAGGAGTACGCCGCCGAGCACGACCTCGACGCCTCGGTCGCGGTGACGGGGACCGGGCAGGGGACCGACCGGATGGCGCTCGGGGACCGCGAGCACCTCGCGCGGACGCCCGCCGCCGACGACGCGGCCGACGCGGCCTACGCGGACGCGGGCGTCGAGGCGGCCGACGTCGACGTCGCCGAGGTCCACGACTGCTTCACCATCGCGGAGGTGCTGGCGCTGGAGTCGCTCGGGCTGTTCGAACCGGGTGAGGGGATCTCGGCGGCCCGCGAGGGGCTCACGACCGCCGACGGCGACCTCCCGGTGAACCTCTCCGGCGGGCTGAAGGCGAAGGGCCACCCGGTCGGCGCCACCGGCGGCTCGCAGATCGCCGAGCTGACCCGCCTGCTCCGGGGCGACCATCCCAACAGCGAGCACGTCCCGGAGGCGGAGGTCGGCGTCGCGCACAACGCGGGCGGCACGGTCGCCAGCGCGGTCGTCCACGTGCTGGAGGTGGCCGGATGAGCGACGACGGCGCGGACGCGGCGGACGAGACGGACGAGACGGACGCGGCGCCGCCGACGGACCGCCACTACGCCGAGTGGCTCGACGCGCTCGCCGACGGGGACGGGTTCGCCTTGGTCTGTCCGGAGGGACACGGCTCCCTTCCCCCGCGGCGGGTGTGTCCCGAGTGCGGGGCCGCCGACCTCTCGCGGGAGCCCCTCGACGAGACGGGGACGGTGGCGACGTACAGCGTCGTCCACGTCCCGTCGCCGCGCTTCGCCGACGACGCGCCGTACGCGACCGCGGTGGCGGACTTCGGTCCGACGCGGCTGACGGGGATCGTCCGCGACGGCGGCGCGGACGACGAAGCGCCCGAGGTCGAAATCGGCGACACGATCGCGGTCGACGTGGGCGAGCGGGCCACCGACGGCGAGCGCCTCGTCGTCTTTCGGCCGGCTGGCGGGCGCTGAGCGCGGCGGTCGCCCGACGGCGCCGGTGAGTCGAAACGGGTCCCGGTCTCCGAGAGCGTTTCCGTGACGAGCGTGTCAGCGCCAAAACCGTTATATCCGGGTCGTCGGTACTCCGGACGTATGCCCGACCGCATCCCGGTCCTCCTCGTCGACGACGACCCGGACCTCCGCGCGGTCACCGCCACGTTCCTAGAGCGCGAGGCGGACCGAATCGCGGTCGAGACGGCGCCCGACGCGGCCGACGGCCTCGACGTCTTAGCGGAGCGCGACGTCGAGTGCGTCGTCTCCGACTACGAGATGCCCGGGAAGGACGGGCTCGCGTTCCTCGCCGAGGTGCGCGAGCGCCACCCGGACATTCCCTTCATCCTCTTCACCGGACGGGGGAGCGAGGAGGTCGCGAGCGAGGCGATCTCCGCCGGCGTCACCGACTACCTCCAGAAGCGCGGCGGCACGGAGCGGTACGAGCGGCTGGCGAACCGGATCGTCGAGGCCGTCGAGAAGCGGCGAGCCGAGCGGGACGCCGAGCAGGCGGTCGAGCAGTTCCGCGCGGTCGCGGAGGGCGCGTCCGACGCGATCGTAACGATCGACACCGACGGCGTGATCCGGTTCGCGAACCCGGCCGTCGAGTCCGTGCTCGGGTACGAACCGTCGGAGTTGGA is a window encoding:
- a CDS encoding cyclase family protein; the protein is MFRDLSQPIETGMPTYPGDPEVTLASDATHEADGYATSELRTGTHAGTHVDAPTHTVPDGEAIDERAVGRFAFDARLVDPRPLEPREAIAPDALPEPSDLDPNVDLLVLRTGWESHWGTERYRDHPYLTAAAAERCRAAGVGVGLDTFGPDLTPTAGGAAGSSATACDADSAATTDDEPGGTPSHDVLLGDSLPIVENLRGLDGLPHRFRIYAFPLRLRGADGSPVRAVAEWEN
- a CDS encoding 30S ribosomal protein S27e, which gives rise to MAGDFHRVACGDCENEQVVFGKASSTVSCAVCGTTLATPTGGEAELHGEIVETVEAR
- a CDS encoding RNA-protein complex protein Nop10 — translated: MKSDIRVCANWETAHDRPVYALGDRCPACDGPTENSAPAPFGPEDPYGEYRRRARRRSE
- a CDS encoding formate/nitrite transporter family protein produces the protein MSDSETDSTEQMTSRNILGSLLESGLHEMNRERSGLLLSGLSAGLDIGFGPLMMAVVLTLSPGGFGDLPTELLLASVYSIGFMFVILGRSELFTEHTTLAVIPVLDRQASVRQLGRLWGLVYVGNIVGGLLFTLLVTLLMPELGVVDPAAFETIALKLVDHDLTWLFVGGVFAGWLMGLLAWLITAAQDTTARILLVLIVTGTIGLLHLPHSIAGNVEVLFGLIVSSAITPADYVGFLVLATLGNAFGGAVFVALLKYGHVVRGAN
- a CDS encoding acyl-CoA mutase large subunit family protein, whose protein sequence is MYDPEELAEIRAAKESWEDGTYGETVDRFGEREETFTTDTGGQEVDPLYTPADVETDYREDLGYPGEEPYTRGVYSTMHRGRLWTMRQYAGMGTAAETNERFQYLIDEGSSGLSMAFDLPTQMGYDSDAAMAEGEVGRSGVAIDTLDDFETVFDGIPLDEVSTSMTINAPAAVLLAMYVAMGDEQGVPRDQLRGTIQNDIMKEYIARNLYIYPPKESMRLITDIFEFCAAETPSFNTISISGYHIREAGSTAAQEIAFTLGDGIEYVEAALDAGLDVDEFAPQLSFFFNAHNNIFEEAAKFRAARRMWAQIMEERFDAQNPKSKQLKFHTQTGGSTLTAQQIENNVVRVSYQALAAVLGGTQSLHTNGKDEALALPTEKSVRTALRTQQILAHESGAADTIDPLAGSYYVENLTDGIEEEAFEILEEVDRRGGMLEAVESGWVQRQIQDVAFERQQEIEEGERIIVGVNEFEVDEEPEMDLEEVDPDQEQNQRDRLNGVKAERDDDAVDDALAGLREAAQGSDNVMPHIIDAVKAYATVQEISDVLRDEFGEYKPGR
- the mce gene encoding methylmalonyl-CoA epimerase; this encodes MRFDHVGVATRDATALADLFGGLLDAPVAHEEAFDGMRVVFLELDGGGYFELLEPDAGGTIADYLDREGPGVHHVALAVDDLPTALDDARDLDIDLVDEEPRPGAWGHEVAFCHPGSTGGVLVEFVEH
- a CDS encoding 50S ribosomal protein L44e codes for the protein MEMPRRFNTYCPHCDSHHEHEVEKVRSGRATGMKRDARQRRRALATIGNAGGYSKVPGGDKPTKKTHLKYRCGDCGKAHMREGWRAGRLTFQE
- a CDS encoding S9 family peptidase: MSELPLDAYYDLTQVGEVAVSPTGDRVAFTATEYDQAADEAVSSLFVAPTDGSREPHRLTSDSGASAPTWGPDGDRLAFVAARDRDAERRVGWRDRDEEDDEEAETEDDEGGDEAEEDEDEPLGNGDEEPKPQVWIFDLALGGDARQVTERDEGVAGFDWSPDGDRLVIESRDPTDEESEYLDQVREEGGPIETTRLQHKVNGAGWTDEVTRYLFVVDPDDPESDPRRLDDAYGGGAFEDLAGMDPTWGPEDRIAFTSCRLDRPDDTSVRDLYAVSPDGGDAERLTGGDLTHGAPAWRPDGDGIATVGSDPDDPPAPAEVYLVDAEADADARDDPVSLTADLDRTVARGGEPVWIDGAIYTRIADESRTRLVRVETDGTVERLFEAQGRDRAMAGFDVADDGSTAVTVLSDPEDGSDLYAVDVDDLDKESEPDSFRRLTRVNESLVDEFAMPEARRVEWESDGWTLDGVLYHDPDVDPEDGDHPLVVAIHGGPMSYDEPVFSFGHAALTSRGYLVFRPNYRGGTSRGREFTAELTGKWGTAEVDDIAAGVEALADRGWVDPDRVFGHGFSYGGIAQGFLVTQEPDLFTAAAPEHGIYDIRSAFGTDDTHIWMEAEFGLPWENPEAFDASTAILDAGNIETPLLVMAGGEDWRCPPSQSEQLYVAARKQGIDAELVVYPDEHHNIGDPDRAIHRLEKILDWYETHDPAVEAESDEE
- a CDS encoding thiolase domain-containing protein is translated as MTEVRVAGVGLTPFGRHPERTGRDLFGEAALRAFEDAAVDRADVEELNYGNFMGALAEHQGHQAPLMAEAAGVRCPATRYESACASAGVAVREAVRTVAAGDADVVLAGGMERMTNLPTDEVTEGLAIAADDLYEVRAGVTFPGAYALMANAYFDAYGGSREDLAHIASKNHENALPNEYAQYRREVSVAEAMDAPPVAEPLHLYDACPITDGASALVLVSEEYAAEHDLDASVAVTGTGQGTDRMALGDREHLARTPAADDAADAAYADAGVEAADVDVAEVHDCFTIAEVLALESLGLFEPGEGISAAREGLTTADGDLPVNLSGGLKAKGHPVGATGGSQIAELTRLLRGDHPNSEHVPEAEVGVAHNAGGTVASAVVHVLEVAG
- a CDS encoding translation initiation factor IF-2 subunit alpha; amino-acid sequence: MKYSGWPEPGELVVGDVDEIADFGVFVDLDEYEEKRGLCHISEVASGWIKNVRDHVREGQTVVAKVLEVDESSNQIDLSIKDVNEHQRKETIQDWKNAQKADNWMLIALGEDVDDDRYTSVANALLAEYESLYDAFESAAISGDEALDDVDVDGDTADAIVTAARDNVSVPYVDVTGYVDLESAAPDGVDDVRDALAAAEGNGEIPDGVELDVGYVGSPEYRIKVRAPDYKTAESQLETAAERARESIEAAGGAGEFHRERREDDE
- a CDS encoding proteasome assembly chaperone family protein; its protein translation is MEDIEIDEVATPELENPVLIEGLPGVGHVGKLAAEHLLEEFDGELVRRVYATEFPPQVSVDDEGVAELTCAEFHAVETDGADLLVLTGDHQAGSNAGHYKLTSTFLDVAEEFGAERAFALGGVPTGELVEEYTVLGAVSDASLVDDLEDAGVEFRADEPAGGIVGVSGLVLGLGGRRGFEAACLMGETSGYLVDPKSARAVLETLEAVLEFTLDYESLEDRAEEMEEVVGKIQEMQEGPAVPDDDLRYIG
- a CDS encoding Zn-ribbon domain-containing OB-fold protein; the protein is MSDDGADAADETDETDAAPPTDRHYAEWLDALADGDGFALVCPEGHGSLPPRRVCPECGAADLSREPLDETGTVATYSVVHVPSPRFADDAPYATAVADFGPTRLTGIVRDGGADDEAPEVEIGDTIAVDVGERATDGERLVVFRPAGGR